CCCGGTTTAAACCCTAGATTACCTAAAGATGCATTTATTCATAATGAGTCCTATAATGAAAACCAACAAAAATATATAGAAGAGTACAACAAGATGTTTAAACAGCATCAACTCAATAAAACAAATGGTCAAAGAGACACTTCGTGGACTGAAAGAATATCGAACTTTTATAAAGGCCCACATTATAATAATAATTACCCTGACGTACCCAAAATGCTTAAAAAGCAGGGATTTACTTGTAAAGATTTATCATAAACCACTTAACTGACAATATTTTCCTTGTCAGTTTTTTATTTATTAATCTAACATGCAATTTAGTTAACATTTCAATAAAAAATGATTTAATGAACGAAAAAAGGTTTTAATCGTACTTAAACCGGGTATAGAGAAATAGTATGTGTTTCTAAGCATCCTTTACTAACTGTGGAGGTGATACATTTTGACTGATGCTATGAAAAATGACAGGAAAAATGAAATTTTAGAATTAACACTTGAGGCAATGAAATCTAATATTAGTAAAGAAGAATTCAAACAATTTTTGAAACAAAAAGCAAAAGAGAAAAACCGTACTTGATTTTCGGTACATATGCTAAAAGGGACAGATTTTTCATTTCTTCTTGAAAAATTTGTCCCTTTTATTTAACAACTTATTTTATCTTCTTAAACTCCTCAATAAACTGCTCAGGATTCGATCGCATTTGAAATGAATACATACCTCTTGTTGTATGTAAGTAAAGAAATCCTATTTCACTAGAAATGATACGATACGAAATATCTAATACATCTTTTAATAAGAAAGTTTCAAAAGAGGTCGAGATCTCACTTGTAGACAATGTGATTTTATGTTGCTCTTCTTTATGACATATACTATTTTCTTCAATATTTCTCGTGACTGTAATATAGGGTAAATTGGC
This genomic stretch from Metabacillus sp. B2-18 harbors:
- the sinI gene encoding DNA-binding anti-repressor SinI codes for the protein MTDAMKNDRKNEILELTLEAMKSNISKEEFKQFLKQKAKEKNRT